In Malus sylvestris chromosome 15, drMalSylv7.2, whole genome shotgun sequence, a single genomic region encodes these proteins:
- the LOC126602813 gene encoding mitogen-activated protein kinase homolog MMK1-like produces MTNTVRDDLNALEHAWRRNRSFVRLRKQKFSFAERLAGSHISDGNDYAVKWVRFGQDNLSFEKVQSEAKEMCNLVHSNVVRYFSTWYEPPGVRTFFGEVDLKAAVPYHYISVLLLYDVTHRSLDELLKDQKENGKKGLEGKALPYFIQILEGLRYLHSKDVIHGDLKLDNILLHDDQLKICDFGTAKLTREASYVKDMNDVGLIFFQMVNGINQKDLLLFKYKNTLPATWNEQTEGARNLLSILRAKCPPTAFEALHSAKLQRGESLLN; encoded by the exons ATGACGAACACTGTGAGGGATGATTTGAATGCATTAGAGCATGCCTGGAGACGGAATCGGTCCTTTGTCCGATTAAGAAAACAGAAATTTTCGTTTGCAGAAAGATTGGCGGGAAg TCACATCTCGGACGGCAACGATTATGCCGTGAAATGGGTACGTTTCGGGCAGGACAATCTTTCATTTGAGAAGGTGCAgag TGAGGCAAAGGAGATGTGCAATCTCGTTCATTCCAACGTGGTTCGCTATTTCTCG ACTTGGTACGAGCCACCAGGTGTCCGGACATTTTTTGGTGAGGTCGATCTTAAAGCGGCAGTGCCTTATCATTATATCT cGGTGCTGCTGTTGTATGATGTGACACACAGGTCACTGGACGAACTGCTTAAGGACcaaaaagaaaatggcaaaaaaGGATTGGAGGGTAAAGCATTGCCTTACTTCATTCAGATCTTGGAGGGGTTGAGATACCTCCATAGCAAAGATGTCATTCACGGAGATTTAAAACTTGACAACATACTTCTTCACGATGATCAGCTTAAAATTTGTGACTTTGGGACAG CCAAACTCACTAGAGAAGCAAGTTATGTAAAGGATATGAATGATGTGGGGCTTATATTCTTCCAAATGGTCAATGGCATAAACCAAAAGGATCTCCTCCTTTTTAAGTACAAAAACACATTACCTGCCACATGGAACGAGCAAACAGAAGGAGCAAGAAACTTATTGTCCATTTTGAGGGCTAAATGTCCTCCCACAGCGTTTGAAGCTTTGCATTCAGCTAAACTGCAGAGGGGTGAATCTCTCCTTAATTAG